Within Hoplias malabaricus isolate fHopMal1 chromosome 16, fHopMal1.hap1, whole genome shotgun sequence, the genomic segment TTTTCCAGTTTTAACCagtatttaatgttatttatgtaCTTTTCTGAGAAGCAGATTTGTTCCTCAACCCCTGCGAATAGAAACaattcacttttgttttatgctttttacatttttaaatggttgTTTATTCTTAAATTGTTCTGGTTctactttttttctttcagcatTAACTAGCTTATGAGGAAAAACACAATCCTAATAACTTGCCTCCGAGTATCTGATTTAACCTACTTAAGTTCCTTCTATACATTATCAATTTTTTCCCCCAATATGATTTAACTAGGAAAAAGAAGCTCACTCTCTCAATATTCAGACACTACTGTAGGAGGTTAGCAGATATGATTACCATAGATCGTATATGTATTGGTTATTTAATTTTGGCCAAAGTGTCTCTTTAAAAATTTTTGTCATTCATATTGTTAGCTTATATTGTCTCCTGGATATACCAATAGTTAATTGCACTTTGGGGTGAGTGAAACCTAGAATTTTAAATGGGCATTTAATATTAGCATGGGATTTATCATTGCACATTGTGGGAATGGTCTGAAGATGAAGATTACTTTAACAGACATTGTTTCTAGAGATAATTTGTTTTCACTGTCCTTATGTATGACTTTCGTTTTTCTTTCATAGCGGTGTAGTCTGCACAAGATGGCCAATCAGAGCAGCTGTCATCATAATGAGTCTATGGGCTTTTTCTACAACAACAGCAACCAAACCAATGATGGCTGGGAGTCCACACAGCTCATTGCGGTGCAGTGTTTTGGGTCATTCTTCTGCTGTTTCATTCTGTTGTCCAATGCCATGGTCATCGCAGCTGTGATCACAAACAGGAGGTTTCACTACCCCTTCTATTACCTCCTGGCCAACCTCGCAGCCTCAGACTTTCTAGCTGGAATCGCATATGTATATCTGATGTTCAACACGGGTGAGGTATCCCGAACTTTGACTGtgcaaaattattttattcgCCAGGGCTTACTGGACACTAGCCTCTCTGCTTCCCTCACAAATCTCCTGGTGATTGCCCTGGAGCGTTACATCTCAGTCATGAACTGGAAAGTCCACAGTAACCTAACTAAGCGCCGGGTGACCCTCCTTATTGTGCTGGTGTGGGCTATCTCCATATTTATGGGGACTGTCCCTAGCCTTGGCTGGAACTGCATGTGTAATTTATCCCAGTGCTCCACACTAGCACCCATTTTCAGTAGGAGCTACCTAATCTTCTGGTCAGTGTCCAACCTGGTTATTTTCCTAATAATGGTGTCCATATACTTGAGGATATATATCTACGTAAGGAGGAAAACCTTAGTCCTAAAAGCTCATACAAGTGGATCTATGAATCGCAAGAGGACACCAATTAAGCTCATTAAAACTGTGATGACTGTGTTGGGTAAGTTCTTGTTATGTTCCTTTCTGACTTCCCATTGACCTACATGAGGTAGTTACATTATGCAAAACTTTTTTATCCGGAGAAGCCACACGCTGTATTTACTCGGAGAGACATTCCAATTAGACAAACGTTGATGGCAATAACAGGATTTGTTGATTGCCCACGTTTTCtagaattaatataaaaaaatcttaCTGAGAAATACTTATCAACTTTTCCCAATATTCACATCTTCCCCAAGCAAGTCCCTTCATAAGTGCTGAGCACAACATTTTTATCTTTGAATACTACCAGTAATAGTTTAACGATTTATTTGCTTGCCCTCAAGCTCAAAAGGACAGCATTCAGTAGATTCATATTCAACGtcttttttaatgtatatttattcaaCGTTAACAAATATTGAGTTTGAATGATAATTACTAGGTCCTGTTAGTGGGCGGGATTTAACGTAGAGCATGTTAACCCTCAAAGTTTATTGTCTTTAATTATTGAGGACAGTTAAATTGGCTGAAGTCGGTACTGCTATTGTGTctggataaataaatacactgacGTTTACCTTCCTGCTGCACATGGTGTGAATCTCTTGAGTTGAGAAGTGACAGCATTTCCTCATGTTTTACTGATCAGATCAAAGATAAACAACATGGTCTCCACTTGGTTTGTGCAGTAGGATTCATGGTAGCTCAGTGCTGAATTTCAACCACTTCATTGCTATCAGCATAGATTTAAGCTTGAGTTGCATGTCTCTTGTGTGCTTTGTCTTTCACTGGGTTGAACCTCCCAGTATAGTCTGTAAAAGGTGTCGTGGTTTTGGATTTGGAATAAAGCACTGACATTAGGTTGCCACTGATTAAATAGATGAAAGCTTCAGGTCAGAAGGTACCTACTCTAAACCGAAACTGGTGGAGGCGTCTTCCTCCACAAGGCTTTTTAGAGGCTGTATAATTATCTCTCACAGGGAAAGCCTTTGCATTGCCTGGCATCTGAGTGGAACCACCAGTCTGAATGACTTGTGGCTTCCACAGAATGAAGCTTTAAAAACCCTCAAATCTGATGTGCTTTGAGGCAGTGTGCTTCTTTTGGGCCAATTGCTCACACATGTGAATAGCCTACTTTGGCCCATGTTATTGTctcctttttatatttttgaggaGTTTGTCCCAGCAAGGCACTGGATAATGATGATACATTGTTATGTGGTGAAGCTACTTTGGAGTTTAAAGCATGAAAAAGCTACTGAGTTATGTGTTGGACGTCAGCAAAGATAGAAGATTTCTGATTATGGGTACGGTACTGCATTCCACTTTTGTTTTCTTGTGGCACCAACAGAGACAAAGGTTACATTAATCTGATATGCAATTCCTCTACTGGAAAAGACATAAATTTCCTTAGAATATGTTGCAGCTGAATAGCACACCTACAAAGCCAGAGGCGAGAAGCAGCTGAAAGTAAATTCTTTTGAATATTCTACATCTGTGAAAACACCTGAAATGCTCCGATGATAAACTATTCACGGGCAATGATAAAGCAAGGTCCAGGGAGGTTCCTTTTCTGATAACTACTGAAGGCTATTTGAGTCATTATACAGTTTTTTAAAGGGAGAACttgaaaaatgacaaatgtttCTTATTGGTGTTagtttataattaataaaatgttaagCCCCTGTTTACACAGAATACACTGAGGCAAATGCATAGAAATTCAACAAGTCTGGATTCTGAATGGCCACATGTGCAGCAAATAAGCCCTGCCCTTTCTTCcagatgttttttattttttttatttttaatgtgattAAAGGGGATGGCTGCATGCTTTATATGGTATCATGCCTGCTACAGAAGTATTCCCACTTGATGAGGTtttgttataattatttttctggCTTTGTTTATCAAATGGGTGGCTTAGTAGAAACATATTGTCTTTCAGATTCTTACTAACGTTCTTTATCTGTTGCTAGCTTGCTTTAATCACAATTGTTCTCTTATATAGCAGTATACTATACAACACTGTTTAGAACGACAAGCCCATACACGCCATCAGCATCTGTTCCTTTATCTTTGCCTCAGCTTGTTCAGTGGCTGGCTATAGACAGGGTTTCATGTCATCCCTAGCTTTCTTTGGTTGAATAAGAACAGCTTCACTGAATGCTCTTTGTGCCACTATTTGTTCTTACTACCCGCACTTTCCCAACAATTTCAAGCTCACTGAACATGTAGGAGCAGATTTGCTGGCATTCTTATGAAATTCAGTAACATGACCCATCACTGGGGTATAACAGATACCTAAAGGATTTACAAGACAATGGCTCCAGTTGATTTGGATAGTGGTTTTGGATTAATGAAAATATGTACATGAATTGACTTTGAATGGAACAGCTTAGATTAGAACTGCCGAAGTTTGAGTAACCAATTAATCCAGCAAAAGTATCTCagttttttcctcttttattttttttaattttttcaaagaccaaataataaaaattgccTCTAACTTGTTTATAATCGCAAACTAAATTAGGTATCAGAAGATggtaatttacattttaatagctttatttttaaatcaaataattGATATCTATCAAGTAATTGTGAAAGACTAAATTTAGATATAGTTTTTATTCAGAGCGTATTACACTTTCAGTTGCATTCTCAGTCTGAATATTTCAGCCTTGGAAAAAAGGTGTCTGATTACTCAAATGTT encodes:
- the lpar3 gene encoding lysophosphatidic acid receptor 3, with translation MANQSSCHHNESMGFFYNNSNQTNDGWESTQLIAVQCFGSFFCCFILLSNAMVIAAVITNRRFHYPFYYLLANLAASDFLAGIAYVYLMFNTGEVSRTLTVQNYFIRQGLLDTSLSASLTNLLVIALERYISVMNWKVHSNLTKRRVTLLIVLVWAISIFMGTVPSLGWNCMCNLSQCSTLAPIFSRSYLIFWSVSNLVIFLIMVSIYLRIYIYVRRKTLVLKAHTSGSMNRKRTPIKLIKTVMTVLGAFVICWTPGLVVLLMDGLDCRKCNVLKLKRWLLLLAVLNSVMNPIIYSYKDEEMWTTLKNLMRCVCNGTRRQRSSKANIRSSPENSNSLRLSEEKKTSTQDMLKA